One region of Lampris incognitus isolate fLamInc1 chromosome 4, fLamInc1.hap2, whole genome shotgun sequence genomic DNA includes:
- the sall1a gene encoding sal-like protein 1a, producing MSRRKQAKPQHFQSEPHQPLSEHNGDTEPCSEDTPCKESDAHVCSRCCAEFFELLDLEEHQKNCTKNQLVLIVNEHPPSPTGTFSPGSPPNNPDDQMNDTANNTDQAECSDLLEPSALEKEESMDMDVSGVSSGHEEEGSHEESGSPINTGSSNGGRGSSGPAVGTSAISAPLPQLGNLTELGNFSMINSNVIIENLQSTKVAVAQFSQEARSSGGPRVAVPALMEQLLALQQQQIHQLQLIEQIRNQILLLASQSPEMQVPPNSAPGTMGPAASPLSTLSSHLSQQLAAAAGLAQSLASQSASISSLKQLAAAAQLPQPSHSSSETSQSISTLGPSTINAHSSEKRSSHMSSLHSQLSNPSLATSSTPAFGISSLLNSTVNPLLPQPPPGNPMFSSSIPSVGTTVEDLNSLAALAQQRKGKPPNVTSFEHKSSSDDTFFKHKCRFCAKVFGSDSALQIHLRSHTGERPYKCNICGNRFSTRGNLKVHFQRHKEKYPHIQMNPYPVPEHLDNIPTSTGIPYGMSMPPEKPVTSWLDSKPVLSTLTSSVGMLLPPTMPSLPHFIKKEDHSIAITSPTVTAKSDSGATEPSARSNDGVTGEVEGATLPTSNGKTEEGSHSSSLTTNMSSASESTAEYTTSNSPPMMTNPLMPLMSEQFKAKFPFGGILDPLQGSETSKLQQLVENIDRKVTDPNECVICHRVLSCQSALKMHYRTHTGERPFKCKVCGRAFTTKGNLKTHYSVHRAMPPLRVQHSCPICQKKFTNAVVLQQHIRMHMGGQIPNTPLPDSYPESMGSDTGSFEERNFDENDNFSDDNIEGMEEGLDSSIPDTPRSADASHDSLCNSPTPLDAASQDGQETNGQQQAHNNEREEQQANRLKAVVNGSVEGDCLTNDSSSLGGDIESQSAGSPAVSESTSSMQAPSPTGIQPQHRRSPSLEERHQRALSLEHISASLMHSHQSSIGALDLTSVNPAKEPLGIIFPFRERSTIKNTACDICGKTFACQSALDIHYRSHTKERPFICTACNRGFSTKGNLKQHMLTHQMRDLPSQLFEPSSTSLSSSPTPSLLSVGSLIKPEVNGFLHSLHSENKEMLPGLVTSSASTSPVLSAAPPRRTPKQHFCNTCGKTFSSSSALQIHERTHTGEKPFACTICGRAFTTKGNLKVHMGTHMWNSAPARRGRRLSVDGPMAFLGTNPVKFPELFQKDMVSRASNGDPGSFWNQYATAFSNGLAMKTNEISVIQNGGLPPMSGSVGNGGSSPIGGLTGSLDKLHSTEPNAALAGLEKMANTENGTHFRFTRFMEDNKEIATN from the exons GGGACACAGAACCTTGTTCGGAGGACACCCCCTGCAAGGAGTCAGATGCCCACGTCTGCAGCAGATGTTGTGCCGAGTTCTTTGAACTTCTGGATCTTGAAGAACACCAGAAGAATTGCACTAAGAATCAATTAGTTCTGATTGTGAATGAACATCCTCCCTCCCCCACTGGAACCTTCTCGCCTGGCTCCCCTCCCAATAATCCTGATGACCAGATGAATGACACAGCTAATAACACTGATCAAGCAGAGTGCAGTGACCTTTTGGAGCCCAGTGCTCTCGAAAAAGAAGAATCCATGGACATGGATGTTTCTGGAGTCAGTAGTGGGCATGAAGAGGAAGGTAGCCACGAAGAGAGTGGGAGTCCCATAAACACAGGCAGTAGCAATGGCGGTAGGGGCAGTTCAGGCCCTGCAGTGGGTACTTCAGCTATTTCTGCCCCTTTACCTCAGCTCGGCAATCTGACTGAACTAGGGAACTTCTCCATGATCAACAGCAACGTTATCATAGAAAACCTTCAGAGCACCAAAGTGGCAGTGGCCCAGTTTTCTCAGGAGGCCCGCTCCTCAGGGGGCCCCAGGGTGGCAGTACCAGCTCTGATGGAACAACTCCTAGCCCTACAACAACAACAGATCCACCAGCTTCAGCTCATTGAGCAGATCCGTAACCAGATCCTGCTCCTGGCATCCCAGTCTCCAGAAATGCAGGTTCCCCCAAATTCTGCTCCAGGCACGATGGGGCCTGCTGCCAGCCCGCTCTCTACACTTAGTTCCCATCTATCTCAACAGCTGGCTGCAGCCGCAGGCCTAGCACAGAGTCTGGCTAGTCAGTCAGCCAGTATCAGcagcctgaagcagctggctgcaGCGGCACAGCTACCTCAGCCAAGCCACAGTAGTAGTGAGACATCTCAGAGCATTAGCACACTGGGGCCGTCAACAATCAATGCCCATTCCTCTGAGAAGAGGTCGAGTCATATGAGCAGCCTCCATTCTCAGCTCAGCAACCCCTCACTAGCCACATCATCTACTCCAGCATTTGGGATAAGTAGCTTGTTAAACTCTACAGTCAACCCACTTCTACCTCAGCCCCCACCTGGCAACCCCATGTTTTCTAGCTCCATTCCCAGTGTTGGCACCACTGTCGAGGACCTCAACTCATTAGCAGCTCTGGCCCAGCAGAGGAAAGGCAAGCCACCGAATGTTACATCGTTTGAGCACAAGAGCAGCTCAGATGACACTTTCTTCAAGCATAAGTGTCGATTTTGTGCCAAGGTGTTTGGGAGTGACAGTGCCTTGCAGATCCACCTGCGCTCTCATACTGGGGAAAGGCCGTACAAGTGTAACATCTGTGGTAACCGCTTCTCCACCCGTGGCAACCTGAAGGTCCATTTCCAACGTCATAAAGAGAAATATCCACACATACAGATGAACCCCTACCCTGTACCTGAGCATTTAGACAACATACCAACGAGCACGGGCATTCCATATGGCATGTCGATGCCCCCGGAAAAGCCTGTCACCAGCTGGCTGGATAGTAAGCCTGTCTTGTCCACTTTGACTTCCTCAGTAGGCATGCTACTGCCACCAACCATGCCTAGCTTACCACATTTCATCAAAAAAGAGGATCATTCAATAGCCATAACCAGCCCTACTGTTACTGCTAAGAGTGACTCAGGTGCCACCGAGCCGTCGGCTAGAAGTAACGATGGAGTGACTGGAGAGGTTGAAGGTGCAACCTTGCCTACCTCAAATGGAAAAACTGAAGAGGGAAGCCACTCCTCTAGCCTCACCACAAATATGAGCTCTGCCTCAGAGAGCACAGCTGAGTACACAACATCTAACAGCCCTCCCATGATGACCAATCCTCTTATGCCCCTCATGTCTGAGCAGTTTAAGGCTAAGTTCCCCTTTGGTGGCATTCTAGATCCTCTCCAGGGGTCCGAGACCTCTAAGCTACAGCAGCTTGTAGAGAACATTGACAGGAAAGTGACAGACCCCAATGAGTGTGTCATCTGCCACCGTGTGCTTAGCTGCCAGAGTGCACTGAAAATGCATTACCGCACTCACACTGGGGAAAGGCCCTTTAAGTGCAAGGTCTGTGGCAGGGCATTCACCACCAAGGGCAATCTGAAGACGCACTACAGTGTCCACAGGGCCATGCCGCCACTGAGAGTCCAACACTCCTGCCCCATATGTCAGAAGAAGTTCACTAATGCTGTGGTTCTGCAGCAGCACATCCGCATGCACATGGGTGGGCAGATCCCCAACACCCCACTGCCTGACAGTTACCCTGAGTCCATGGGCTCTGACACAGGCTCATTTGAGGAGAGAAACTTTGATGAAAATGATAATTTCTCAGATGACAACATTGAAGGCATGGAGGAGGGCCTGGACAGCAGTATCCCAGACACACCAAGGTCAGCTGACGCCTCCCATGATAGCTTGTGTAATTCCCCAACTCCTCTTGATGCAGCTAGCCAGGATGGACAAGAAACAAATGGCCAACAGCAGGCCCATAATAATGAGAGGGAGGAACAACAAGCCAACCGATTGAAAGCTGTGGTAAATGGCTCAGTTGAAGGGGACTGCCTCACCAACGACTCTTCATCCCTGGGAGGAGATATTGAAAGCCAAAGTGCTGGGAGTCCAGCTGTGTCAGAATCTACCTCCTCCATGCAGGCGCCATCCCCTACTGGGATCCAGCCACAACACCGCAGATCCCCTAGCCTGGAAGAAAGACACCAGAGGGCCTTATCCCTGGAGCACATTAGTGCAAGCCTCATGCACTCTCACCAATCCAGCATAGGAGCGCTAGACCTGACATCTGTCAACCCCGCTAAAGAGCCCCTGGGCATAATCTTCCCCTTCCGTGAACGTAGCACCATCAAGAACACAGCCTGTGACATCTGCGGGAAGACATTTGCATGTCAGAGTGCCTTGGACATTCACTACCGAAGCCATACCAAAGAACGACCATTCATTTGCACGGCCTGTAACCGGGGGTTCTCCACCAAGGGCAACCTCAAGCAGCACATGCTCACCCATCAGATGAGAGACCTGCCCTCACAGCTCTTTGAGCCCTCCAGCACCAGCTTGTCCTCTAGTCCTACTCCTTCCCTCCTCTCTGTAGGCTCCCTCATCAAGCCTGAGGTCAACGGCTTCCTCCACAGCCTCCACTCGGAGAACAAGGAAATGCTTCCTGGCTTAGTCACATCATCTGCCTCCACCTCACCGGTGCTGTCAGCTGCCCCACCACGACGGACACCAAAGCAGCACTTCTGCAACACCTGTGGGaagactttctcctcctccagtgcTTTGCAGATCCATGAGAGAACCCATACTGGGGAGAAACCATTtgcctgcaccatctgtggtCGGGCTTTCACCACCAAAGGAAACCTCAAG GTTCACATGGGCACGCACATGTGGAACAGTGCTCCTGCTAGACGTGGCCGTAGGCTCTCCGTGGATGGGCCAATGGCCTTCTTGGGAACCAACCCTGTCAAGTTTCCTGAGCTCTTCCAGAAGGACATGGTATCAAGGGCAAGCAACGGGGACCCGGGCAGTTTCTGGAATCAGTACGCCACAGCGTTCTCCAACGGGCTGGCCATGAAGACAAATGAAATTTCTGTCATCCAGAATGGAGGCCTCCCACCTATGTCAGGCAGTGTGGGGAATGGGGGTAGCTCGCCCATCGGCGGCCTTACTGGTAGCCTAGACAAGCTGCACAGTACTGAACCCAATGCTGCACTGGCTGGCCTGGAGAAAATGGCCAACACAGAA